In Methylovirgula sp., a single genomic region encodes these proteins:
- the hemN gene encoding oxygen-independent coproporphyrinogen III oxidase: MSSFRVLAERNVPRYTSYPTAPHFSAAVGPETYAQWLGALAPDARLSFYIHVPYCSDICLYCGCHTKAVHQRAPVDFYAERLIDEIARVAEIAAGRRVTHLHWGGGTPSILGAYWLRQIIRILAASFDLSEIKEHAIELDPRHISTELAQTLAEIGVNRASLGVQDFSPHVQKAIGRLQPFEQVAHAVGLLHEAGISNINIDLMYGLPHQSAEDVDASAQLAALLSPQRIALFGYAHVPWLKANQKRIDEGALPGVVARLAQAQKAAETLTAFGYVAVGFDHFALPDDPLAVAAREGRLHRNFQGYTVDNAEALIGLGASAIGKLPQGFVQNAADMAGYMRRIDGASFATAKGFATSAEDQRRAMIIEKLMCGLAADLGGLAGAYSAEMESLRPLIQDGLVEFDGSRLAITERGRPFSRIVAAAFDAYLPANVARHSMAV, translated from the coding sequence ATGTCCTCGTTCCGTGTCCTCGCTGAACGCAACGTACCGCGCTACACGTCTTACCCGACGGCGCCGCATTTTTCCGCCGCGGTTGGGCCTGAGACATATGCGCAATGGCTTGGTGCGCTCGCGCCGGACGCGCGGCTCTCCTTTTATATTCATGTGCCTTATTGTTCGGACATCTGCCTCTATTGCGGGTGTCATACCAAGGCCGTGCATCAGCGCGCGCCAGTCGATTTCTATGCCGAGCGGCTCATCGACGAGATCGCGCGGGTGGCGGAGATCGCGGCTGGGCGACGCGTGACGCATCTGCATTGGGGCGGTGGTACACCGTCGATCCTCGGAGCCTACTGGCTGCGCCAGATCATCCGAATCCTTGCCGCGTCATTCGATCTTTCGGAGATCAAGGAGCACGCGATCGAACTCGATCCACGGCATATTTCGACGGAGTTGGCGCAGACGCTGGCTGAGATAGGCGTCAATCGCGCCAGTCTGGGTGTTCAGGATTTCTCGCCGCATGTGCAAAAGGCGATTGGCCGTCTCCAGCCGTTTGAACAGGTCGCACATGCCGTCGGCCTGTTACACGAGGCCGGGATTTCGAATATCAATATCGATCTGATGTATGGCTTACCGCATCAGAGTGCTGAGGATGTCGACGCGAGCGCGCAACTCGCCGCTTTGCTGTCGCCGCAACGGATCGCACTGTTCGGCTATGCGCATGTACCTTGGCTAAAGGCAAATCAGAAGCGCATCGATGAGGGAGCTCTGCCTGGCGTCGTGGCGCGGCTCGCGCAAGCGCAAAAAGCGGCCGAGACGTTGACAGCTTTCGGCTATGTCGCGGTCGGCTTTGACCATTTCGCGTTGCCCGACGATCCGCTAGCGGTCGCCGCGCGCGAAGGCCGTCTCCACCGCAATTTCCAAGGCTATACGGTCGATAATGCGGAGGCGCTGATCGGACTCGGTGCGTCGGCGATTGGCAAGTTGCCACAAGGTTTTGTGCAGAACGCCGCTGATATGGCGGGCTATATGCGCCGCATCGATGGCGCCAGCTTCGCCACGGCGAAAGGTTTTGCCACCTCGGCCGAAGACCAGCGCCGGGCGATGATCATCGAAAAGCTCATGTGCGGTCTCGCGGCGGACCTCGGCGGACTCGCGGGTGCTTACAGTGCGGAGATGGAATCGTTACGGCCGTTGATACAAGACGGGCTGGTGGAGTTCGACGGCTCGCGGCTCGCGATTACCGAACGCGGCCGCCCGTTCTCGCGGATCGTCGCTGCTGCTTTCGATGCGTATCTGCCAGCAAACGTCGCACGGCATTCCATGGCCGTATAA
- a CDS encoding potassium-transporting ATPase subunit F, translating into MIIDYALGGLAVVFILAYLVYALVRPERF; encoded by the coding sequence ATGATCATCGATTACGCGCTCGGCGGCCTCGCCGTCGTCTTCATCCTCGCCTACCTCGTCTACGCGCTCGTCCGTCCCGAACGCTTCTAG
- the kdpA gene encoding potassium-transporting ATPase subunit KdpA, translating into MTVNGWIQIALYSVAIIALTKPVGFYLTRVFSGERTFLSPILRPVERAIYAVCGVNEAEEQHWVTYTIAMAFFSAAGFVALYAIQRLQGILPFNPQGQSAVEQSLAFNTSVSFVTNTNWQSYVPETTMSYLTQMAGLTVHNFVSAATGIALAIALVRGFARRSAQSIGNFWIDMTRCTLYILLPASIVVGLFFVWQGMPQNLNPYAAVTTLEGAKQVIAQGPVASQEVIKMLGTNGGGFFNVNSAHPYENPNALTNFIEMILIIVIGAALTNVFGRMVGNQRQGWAIFAVMGILYFAGVAVVYHSEAPGNPAFAALHVDQASSALQAGGNMEGKEVRFGIANSALFTTVTTDASEGAVNTMHDSLMPLGGLVPMVNIMLGEIIFGGVGSGLYGMLVFAILAVFIAGLMVGRTPEYMGKKIDAKEVKMAMLAILILPFSILGFTALATVLPAGLAGPANSGPHGFSEILYAYTSATGNNGSAFAGLTANTPFYNSTLGLAMFIGRFLMIAPIMAIAGSLATKKIVPASAGTFPTDGALFVGLLIGVILITGGLTYFPAVALGPIVEHLAMNAGTLY; encoded by the coding sequence ATGACTGTGAACGGATGGATTCAGATTGCCCTTTATTCGGTGGCAATCATCGCCTTGACGAAGCCGGTCGGCTTCTACTTGACGCGCGTTTTTTCGGGCGAACGGACTTTCCTTTCGCCGATCCTTCGGCCAGTTGAACGCGCGATCTACGCCGTCTGCGGCGTCAATGAGGCCGAAGAGCAGCATTGGGTCACCTATACGATCGCGATGGCGTTCTTCAGCGCTGCGGGTTTTGTCGCGCTTTACGCAATCCAGCGACTGCAAGGTATCTTGCCTTTCAACCCGCAGGGCCAGAGCGCGGTCGAGCAGAGTCTCGCCTTCAATACGTCGGTAAGCTTCGTCACCAATACGAACTGGCAGTCTTATGTGCCCGAAACCACCATGAGCTATCTCACGCAGATGGCCGGGTTGACGGTACATAATTTCGTCTCTGCGGCGACCGGCATTGCTCTCGCTATCGCTCTGGTTCGCGGCTTCGCGCGACGTTCGGCGCAATCGATTGGCAATTTCTGGATCGATATGACCCGTTGCACGCTCTACATACTCCTGCCCGCTTCGATCGTCGTCGGGTTGTTCTTCGTCTGGCAGGGGATGCCGCAAAACCTCAATCCCTATGCTGCGGTGACGACGCTGGAAGGCGCGAAACAGGTCATTGCGCAGGGTCCCGTCGCCTCGCAAGAAGTCATCAAGATGCTCGGCACCAACGGTGGCGGGTTCTTCAATGTCAATTCCGCGCATCCTTACGAAAACCCGAACGCGCTGACCAATTTCATCGAGATGATCCTGATCATCGTGATCGGCGCAGCCCTGACCAATGTCTTCGGCCGGATGGTCGGCAATCAACGCCAGGGCTGGGCGATCTTCGCGGTCATGGGCATTCTTTATTTTGCCGGTGTGGCCGTCGTTTATCATTCCGAAGCACCCGGCAATCCGGCTTTTGCCGCGCTCCACGTCGACCAGGCGTCTTCGGCGCTGCAGGCCGGCGGCAATATGGAAGGCAAGGAAGTCCGGTTCGGCATCGCCAATTCGGCGTTGTTCACAACCGTGACAACCGATGCATCGGAAGGCGCTGTCAACACGATGCATGACAGCCTGATGCCGCTCGGCGGTCTCGTGCCGATGGTCAACATCATGCTGGGCGAGATCATCTTTGGCGGTGTCGGTTCGGGCCTCTACGGCATGCTGGTCTTCGCCATCCTCGCGGTCTTCATTGCCGGGCTGATGGTCGGCCGCACGCCGGAATACATGGGCAAGAAGATCGACGCGAAGGAAGTGAAAATGGCCATGCTCGCCATTCTCATTCTGCCGTTCTCGATCCTCGGCTTTACGGCGCTTGCGACCGTTCTGCCGGCGGGCCTCGCCGGTCCGGCGAACTCAGGTCCGCACGGGTTCAGCGAGATCCTCTACGCCTATACGTCGGCGACGGGCAACAACGGCAGCGCCTTTGCAGGCCTCACCGCCAATACGCCCTTCTATAATTCGACGCTGGGCCTCGCGATGTTCATCGGCCGCTTCCTGATGATCGCGCCGATCATGGCAATCGCTGGCTCCCTCGCGACGAAGAAGATCGTGCCAGCGTCGGCAGGCACCTTCCCGACCGACGGCGCGCTGTTTGTCGGCCTGCTCATCGGCGTCATCCTGATCACCGGTGGTTTGACTTATTTCCCTGCAGTCGCACTCGGCCCGATCGTCGAACATCTGGCGATGAACGCCGGCACTCTCTATTAA
- a CDS encoding response regulator transcription factor, whose amino-acid sequence MTTLSAPLRVLVVDDEPAILRFLRPSLATQGYVVSEAKDGRSALDAIRAKAADVVVLDLGLPDIDGIEIIRQLRGAGETLPIIVLSSRETEGAKVAALDLGADDYVTKPFGIDELLARIRAAQRHRLQQQGEKAIFRNGDLTADLVRRIITVRGQEVKFSPREYDVLRLLIAHAGKVLTHRFILREVWGGDADVQYLRIYIRALRQKIERDPERPRHILTETGVGYRLALQD is encoded by the coding sequence ATGACGACACTTTCGGCACCCCTGCGCGTGCTGGTCGTCGATGACGAACCGGCAATCTTACGCTTTCTGCGGCCAAGTCTGGCGACGCAGGGCTATGTCGTCTCTGAAGCGAAGGACGGGCGCAGCGCCCTCGACGCGATCCGCGCGAAGGCAGCCGATGTGGTCGTCCTCGATCTCGGCCTGCCCGACATTGATGGAATCGAGATCATCCGCCAATTGCGCGGCGCCGGCGAAACGTTGCCAATCATTGTTTTGTCGAGCCGCGAGACAGAGGGCGCGAAAGTCGCGGCGCTTGATCTCGGTGCGGACGATTACGTCACCAAGCCTTTCGGCATCGACGAATTGCTGGCACGCATCCGCGCGGCGCAACGTCACCGCCTCCAGCAGCAAGGTGAGAAAGCGATTTTCCGCAACGGCGATTTGACCGCCGATCTCGTCCGCCGGATCATCACCGTCCGCGGCCAAGAGGTGAAATTTTCACCGCGAGAATATGATGTGCTGCGATTACTGATCGCGCATGCTGGCAAGGTCCTGACGCATCGTTTTATCCTGCGTGAGGTCTGGGGTGGCGATGCCGACGTCCAATATCTGCGCATTTACATCCGCGCGCTGCGGCAGAAAATCGAACGCGACCCCGAGCGGCCACGCCACATCCTCACCGAAACAGGCGTCGGCTATCGCCTCGCCCTTCAGGATTAG
- a CDS encoding K(+)-transporting ATPase subunit C: MLKQIRPAILMIVLMTIITGLAYPLGMTGIAQVLFPHQANGSLIEKDGKVIGSMLIGQNFISDKYFHGRLSATTEPDAKDPTKSDPVPYAADNSTGSNLGPISKALIQRVQADAARLHKENPSAPVPVDLVTTSASGLDPDITPAAAYFQVPRVAKARNVTEDALKTLVAAHIEGRLFGIIGEPHVNVLDLNLALDALKKS, translated from the coding sequence ATGTTGAAACAAATCCGCCCTGCCATCCTGATGATCGTCTTGATGACAATCATCACTGGCCTCGCCTACCCGCTCGGCATGACCGGCATCGCCCAGGTTCTCTTCCCGCATCAGGCAAACGGCAGTCTGATCGAAAAGGACGGCAAAGTGATCGGTTCGATGCTGATCGGCCAGAATTTCATCAGCGACAAATATTTCCATGGCCGCCTCTCGGCGACCACGGAGCCCGATGCGAAGGATCCGACGAAATCCGATCCCGTGCCCTACGCTGCCGATAATTCGACCGGCTCGAATCTCGGGCCGATATCGAAAGCCCTGATCCAGCGCGTTCAGGCCGACGCTGCCCGGCTGCATAAGGAAAACCCCTCGGCTCCCGTGCCGGTCGATCTCGTCACGACTTCGGCCAGCGGTCTCGATCCGGACATCACGCCGGCGGCGGCCTATTTCCAGGTGCCGCGCGTTGCCAAAGCCCGCAACGTCACCGAGGACGCGCTCAAAACGCTTGTCGCGGCACATATCGAGGGACGGCTCTTCGGCATTATTGGCGAGCCGCATGTTAACGTTCTCGACCTGAACCTCGCCCTCGACGCGCTGAAAAAAAGCTAA
- a CDS encoding Crp/Fnr family transcriptional regulator has product MLYNDIRERGRPCVACPAGYPPACCVLIDPQAEEFGRFQQRLAQNFEIFEPHRNVYLRNAKSDDIYILCDGWAFTFLQTADGRRQIISFLVGGDFSSPGILFEETSALSLRTLTKALFCRMKRADVRKKVVSSDETLDVIGKIGAANERAKNELLLDLGRRNADERIAHLMLTLTERLDRLGTVQGGTYPFPLRQRDMADATGLTPVHVGRTIAKFRESGLIELSAGFLRILNRTELRRIGCID; this is encoded by the coding sequence ATGCTTTATAATGACATTCGCGAACGCGGTCGGCCTTGCGTTGCATGTCCGGCCGGATATCCGCCAGCCTGCTGCGTATTGATTGATCCTCAAGCCGAAGAGTTTGGCCGATTTCAGCAACGCCTCGCGCAAAACTTCGAGATCTTTGAACCTCACCGCAATGTCTATCTGCGCAATGCCAAGTCAGACGATATCTATATTTTGTGCGACGGCTGGGCGTTCACGTTTCTACAAACGGCGGATGGCCGGCGCCAGATCATCTCCTTCCTGGTGGGTGGGGATTTCTCCTCGCCCGGCATATTGTTCGAGGAGACATCGGCCCTGTCGCTGCGAACGCTGACAAAGGCGCTGTTCTGCCGCATGAAACGTGCCGACGTGAGAAAAAAGGTCGTTTCGTCCGACGAGACATTGGATGTCATCGGCAAGATCGGCGCCGCGAACGAGCGGGCGAAGAATGAGCTCCTGCTCGATCTTGGACGCCGCAACGCCGATGAGCGGATTGCGCATTTGATGCTGACCCTGACCGAACGTCTGGATCGTCTGGGCACGGTTCAAGGAGGCACCTATCCTTTTCCGCTACGCCAGCGCGACATGGCCGATGCTACGGGGCTCACGCCGGTTCATGTCGGCCGGACGATCGCCAAATTTCGCGAGTCCGGGCTGATCGAATTGTCCGCGGGGTTCTTGAGAATCCTCAACCGCACCGAACTCCGCCGTATCGGCTGCATCGACTGA
- a CDS encoding Crp/Fnr family transcriptional regulator has product MTGFGDSRLLRVCAQCPMLEICKTSGKQMAIAHDGAGIHICRKGRSIYYQGSVGGQVHILREGWAFRFTVLPNGRRQILEFLLPGDPILLPLLFVSRLPYTVHALTDAKLCTFALKEITDQAQVSREATRRIEIVCATGLVGGEARLAEINQRNSQERTAWLLLSLFHELKRRGYAEGDVVPFPLGLAHIADALGITITHASRTLGTLRREGLISLARERLTVHNKQDLANVALLPMAATGE; this is encoded by the coding sequence ATGACTGGCTTCGGCGATTCCCGGCTCCTCCGCGTTTGCGCGCAATGCCCGATGCTCGAAATCTGCAAAACGTCCGGCAAGCAGATGGCAATCGCGCACGACGGCGCCGGCATTCATATCTGCCGCAAAGGCCGCTCGATTTATTATCAAGGGAGTGTTGGTGGGCAGGTTCACATCCTGCGTGAAGGTTGGGCCTTCCGCTTCACCGTTCTCCCGAATGGCCGACGACAGATTCTGGAATTTTTGTTGCCCGGCGATCCGATCCTTTTGCCGCTGCTGTTCGTGTCGCGCCTGCCCTACACCGTTCATGCGCTCACTGATGCAAAGCTCTGCACCTTTGCCTTGAAGGAGATCACCGATCAGGCGCAGGTCTCAAGGGAAGCGACGCGCCGGATCGAGATCGTCTGCGCCACCGGTCTCGTCGGCGGTGAAGCGCGGCTGGCGGAAATCAACCAGCGCAATTCACAGGAACGAACAGCCTGGCTTTTGCTCTCGCTTTTCCATGAGCTGAAAAGACGTGGATATGCGGAAGGGGATGTCGTCCCGTTTCCGCTTGGCCTTGCGCATATCGCCGATGCGCTCGGCATCACAATCACCCATGCAAGCCGTACCTTGGGGACTCTCCGCCGCGAAGGCTTGATCTCGCTCGCCCGCGAACGGCTGACCGTGCATAATAAGCAAGACTTGGCGAATGTCGCTCTACTGCCGATGGCGGCCACGGGCGAATAG
- the kdpB gene encoding potassium-transporting ATPase subunit KdpB → MPVAGSADPHILLTAVGDSFKKLNPRLLIRNPVMFTVEVVAALVTLLFIRDVILGHGHYGFAFQIILWLWFTVLFANFAEAVAEGRGKAQAATLRRSKTESDAKLLRAADEPDAKGTAWRSVPAVSLKPGDIVLVEAGDLIPSDGDVVEGVASVDESAITGESAPVIRESGGDRSAVTGGTLVISDWVKVKITAAQGSTFLDRMIAMVEGAERQKTPNEIALNILLAGLTIIFVFAVATIPSFASYASGSTTVLVLVALFVTLIPTTIGALLSAIGIAGMDRLVRFKVLAMSGRAVEAAGDVDTLLLDKTGTITLGNRQATAFIPLAGVSEADLANASQLASLSDETPEGRSIVVLAKEKQGIRGRDLSSLNATFIPFSAQTRISGIDSSEGSIRKGAIDAVIAYARSKSSTDIEVSVRELIAKSDEIAKAGATPLGVAKDGRLLGVIHLKDIIKGGIKERFQELRRMGIRTVMITGDNPLTAAAIAAEAGVDDFLAQATPEMKLKLIRSEQAQGKLVAMCGDGTNDAPALAQADVGVAMNTGTMAAREAGNMVDLDSDPTKLIEIVEIGKQLLMTRGALTTFSIANDVAKYFAIIPAMFLAFYPQLQALNIMHLHNPQSAILSAIIFNALIIIALVPLALRGVTYRPLGAANILRRNLLIYGLGGIIVPFIGIKLIDMAVSAIGLV, encoded by the coding sequence ATGCCGGTCGCCGGTTCGGCCGACCCGCATATTCTCCTCACCGCCGTCGGCGACTCGTTCAAGAAACTCAATCCGCGTTTGCTGATCCGCAACCCTGTGATGTTCACGGTGGAAGTGGTCGCAGCTCTCGTGACATTGCTCTTCATCCGCGACGTGATCTTGGGGCATGGCCATTACGGCTTTGCCTTCCAGATCATCCTGTGGCTGTGGTTTACCGTACTCTTCGCCAATTTCGCTGAAGCGGTCGCAGAAGGCCGCGGCAAGGCGCAAGCGGCGACCCTGCGGCGCAGTAAGACGGAATCGGATGCCAAGCTGCTGCGGGCAGCTGACGAACCGGACGCGAAGGGTACGGCCTGGCGCTCGGTGCCGGCCGTCTCGCTGAAACCCGGCGATATCGTGCTCGTCGAAGCCGGCGATCTGATCCCGAGCGATGGCGATGTCGTCGAAGGCGTCGCCTCGGTCGATGAATCGGCGATCACCGGTGAATCGGCGCCGGTGATCCGCGAAAGCGGCGGCGACCGCTCGGCCGTCACCGGCGGCACGCTGGTGATCTCTGACTGGGTCAAGGTGAAGATCACCGCCGCGCAGGGCTCGACCTTCCTCGATCGCATGATCGCGATGGTCGAAGGCGCGGAGCGGCAGAAGACGCCGAACGAAATCGCGCTCAACATCCTGCTCGCCGGCCTGACGATCATCTTCGTCTTCGCCGTCGCGACGATCCCGAGCTTTGCGTCTTACGCCAGTGGCTCGACAACTGTGCTCGTTCTCGTCGCCTTGTTCGTAACGCTGATCCCCACGACCATCGGCGCGTTGCTCTCGGCGATCGGTATTGCCGGCATGGACCGTCTCGTGCGCTTCAAAGTACTGGCCATGTCCGGCCGCGCGGTCGAAGCCGCGGGCGACGTCGATACGCTGCTGCTCGACAAGACTGGCACGATCACACTCGGCAATCGTCAGGCGACCGCCTTCATTCCCTTGGCGGGCGTCAGCGAGGCCGATCTTGCCAACGCGTCGCAGCTTGCGTCGCTCTCCGACGAAACACCGGAGGGCCGTTCGATCGTCGTTCTCGCCAAGGAAAAGCAGGGCATCCGCGGCCGCGATCTTTCGAGCCTGAACGCGACCTTTATTCCCTTTTCGGCGCAAACACGCATCAGCGGCATTGACAGCAGCGAAGGCTCAATCCGCAAAGGCGCGATCGATGCAGTGATCGCCTATGCCCGTAGCAAAAGCTCCACGGACATCGAAGTCTCGGTTCGCGAACTTATCGCCAAGTCTGACGAAATCGCCAAAGCGGGCGCGACACCCCTCGGCGTCGCCAAGGACGGGCGACTCCTCGGCGTCATCCACCTCAAGGACATCATCAAAGGCGGCATCAAGGAGCGCTTCCAGGAATTGCGCCGCATGGGTATCCGCACGGTGATGATCACGGGTGACAATCCGCTCACCGCGGCGGCGATCGCGGCCGAAGCGGGGGTCGATGACTTCCTCGCTCAGGCGACGCCGGAAATGAAACTGAAGCTCATCCGCTCTGAGCAGGCGCAAGGCAAACTCGTCGCAATGTGCGGCGACGGCACCAACGACGCCCCGGCCCTGGCGCAAGCCGATGTCGGTGTGGCGATGAACACCGGCACGATGGCGGCGCGCGAAGCCGGCAACATGGTCGATCTCGACAGCGATCCGACCAAGCTGATCGAGATCGTCGAGATCGGCAAGCAATTGCTGATGACGCGCGGTGCGTTGACGACCTTCTCAATCGCCAACGACGTGGCGAAATATTTCGCCATCATCCCGGCAATGTTCCTCGCCTTCTACCCGCAGCTTCAGGCGCTGAACATCATGCATCTGCATAATCCGCAGAGCGCGATTCTCTCAGCCATTATCTTCAATGCGCTGATCATCATCGCGCTGGTGCCTCTGGCGCTCAGAGGCGTCACGTACCGCCCGCTTGGTGCGGCCAACATCCTGCGCCGTAACCTGCTCATCTACGGGCTCGGCGGCATCATCGTGCCGTTCATCGGCATCAAGCTCATCGACATGGCAGTTTCTGCCATTGGTCTTGTCTGA
- a CDS encoding sensor histidine kinase KdpD encodes MDIPSGDKRPSPEALLREAENGTRGRLKIFLGAAPGVGKTYEMLLTAQAKRREGIDMVVGVVETHGRAETETLVAGLEVIPRRNVVYKGRVLTEMDIDAILVRHPKLVLVDELAHTNAPESRHPKRYLDVEEFLAAGIDVYTTVNIQHIDSLNDIVARITHTRVRETVPDSIIDHADDIEVIDLTPDDLLARLREGKVYVGDRAARAIENYFSRGNLTALRELALRRTAQRVDAQMVDYMQSHAIDGPWPAGERVLVAIDGGGGSAALVRRARRFAEYLRAPWTALHVETSRELRCDEAERKTVAETLQLATRLGGTAVTLPGEDAATTILDYAHTHNVTHILVARTGRASWLDILRGSTLNKLIQNAGGINIHIATADSAAGKTQRFAFVAPDSPRDWTVYLKSLVFVAGAGAFAFLLRETLGVSSVALVFLIGVLASAVCYGLFPSLVAALASALAYNFFFLPPLYTFTIADPENVVALTTFAIVAVIASNLAARLRTQAIAARARARITEELYLFSRKLAGAASLDDIIWASVYEIALLLKVNVVLLLPRNGKLEPMGGYPPEDRLDEADFAAAQWSFERNHAAGRGADTLPGAKRLFIPMRTGRGAIGVIGIDSERPGPLLRSEESRLLDSLSDQAALAIERIHLAADIEKARLAEETDRLRQALLTSISHDLRTPLASVIGSATSLVAHGAELDRATQISLARTIQEEGERLNRFIGNLLDMTRLESGSLKPNSDLVDVSDLVGAVLQRGQKILKDHKVEIAVAPELPMLSLDVVLTEQVLFNLLDNAAKYAPPGTKITLGAHRENGNVLITVTDEGEGIPPADYEQIFNKFYRVHRGDHQRAGTGLGLAICRGFVEAMSGTITAANRTDRSGAIFTLKFPVPPPSNIEAMT; translated from the coding sequence ATGGATATTCCGTCAGGCGACAAACGGCCATCTCCCGAGGCCCTGCTCCGCGAAGCCGAAAACGGCACGCGCGGACGCCTCAAGATCTTTCTTGGCGCGGCCCCGGGAGTCGGCAAAACTTATGAAATGCTGCTGACGGCCCAGGCGAAGCGGCGCGAGGGTATTGATATGGTCGTGGGCGTCGTCGAAACCCACGGCCGCGCCGAAACCGAGACGCTCGTCGCCGGCCTCGAAGTCATCCCCCGCCGCAATGTCGTCTATAAAGGCCGCGTCCTGACGGAAATGGATATCGACGCCATACTGGTGCGGCATCCCAAGCTGGTTCTGGTCGACGAACTCGCCCATACGAACGCGCCCGAAAGCCGTCACCCGAAACGCTACCTCGATGTCGAGGAATTTCTGGCCGCGGGGATCGATGTCTATACCACCGTCAATATCCAGCATATCGACAGTCTCAACGATATCGTCGCGCGTATCACGCATACCCGCGTGCGCGAGACAGTCCCTGACTCCATTATCGATCACGCCGACGACATCGAAGTCATCGATCTGACGCCCGACGATCTTCTCGCCAGACTGCGCGAGGGTAAAGTCTATGTCGGCGATCGCGCTGCGCGCGCGATCGAGAATTATTTCTCGCGCGGCAATCTGACGGCTTTGCGTGAATTGGCTCTGCGCCGCACGGCGCAGCGTGTCGACGCACAAATGGTCGATTATATGCAATCGCATGCGATCGACGGGCCTTGGCCGGCTGGCGAGCGCGTACTGGTTGCGATTGACGGCGGCGGCGGCAGCGCCGCTTTGGTGCGCCGGGCGCGGCGCTTCGCCGAATATCTGCGCGCGCCCTGGACGGCTCTGCACGTCGAGACATCACGCGAACTGCGTTGCGACGAAGCAGAACGCAAGACGGTTGCCGAAACTTTGCAGCTTGCAACGCGGCTCGGTGGAACCGCCGTCACCCTTCCCGGCGAGGATGCCGCAACGACGATCCTCGACTATGCCCATACGCACAATGTCACGCACATCCTTGTTGCCCGGACCGGCCGTGCAAGCTGGCTCGACATTCTGCGCGGCTCGACTCTCAATAAACTGATCCAGAACGCCGGCGGCATCAACATTCACATCGCGACAGCGGATTCCGCCGCCGGCAAAACACAACGTTTTGCGTTTGTGGCGCCCGATTCTCCGCGGGATTGGACCGTCTATCTTAAGAGCCTCGTCTTCGTCGCCGGCGCGGGTGCTTTCGCTTTTCTGTTGCGCGAGACGCTCGGCGTTTCCAGCGTCGCGCTGGTTTTCCTCATCGGCGTGCTGGCAAGCGCCGTCTGCTACGGACTCTTCCCATCGCTTGTCGCCGCGTTGGCCAGTGCGCTGGCTTACAATTTCTTTTTCCTGCCGCCGCTTTACACGTTTACGATTGCCGATCCCGAAAATGTCGTCGCGCTGACGACTTTCGCGATTGTTGCGGTGATCGCCAGCAATCTCGCCGCGCGTTTGCGGACGCAGGCGATCGCGGCGCGGGCGCGGGCCCGCATTACCGAAGAGCTTTATCTTTTCAGCCGCAAGCTGGCCGGGGCTGCGTCGCTCGACGATATCATCTGGGCGAGTGTCTACGAGATCGCGCTGCTTTTGAAAGTGAATGTCGTTTTACTTTTGCCGCGCAACGGTAAGCTCGAGCCGATGGGCGGCTATCCACCCGAGGATCGCCTGGACGAAGCCGATTTCGCAGCCGCGCAATGGTCGTTCGAGAGGAATCACGCTGCCGGCCGTGGCGCCGACACGCTCCCCGGCGCCAAGCGGCTCTTTATTCCCATGCGTACCGGACGCGGTGCCATCGGCGTGATTGGCATCGATTCAGAACGCCCGGGCCCCCTGCTGCGCTCCGAAGAAAGCCGTCTGCTCGATTCACTGTCGGACCAGGCGGCGCTGGCGATCGAGCGCATCCATCTTGCCGCGGATATCGAAAAGGCCCGACTCGCGGAGGAGACGGACCGGCTGCGGCAGGCGCTGCTGACGTCGATCTCGCATGATCTGCGCACACCGCTGGCCTCGGTCATCGGATCCGCGACAAGCCTCGTCGCCCACGGCGCCGAACTCGACCGCGCGACACAGATAAGCCTAGCTCGGACAATTCAGGAAGAAGGCGAGCGGCTGAACCGGTTCATCGGCAATTTGCTTGACATGACGCGGCTCGAGTCGGGGTCGCTCAAACCCAATTCCGATCTGGTGGATGTCTCCGATCTCGTCGGCGCCGTGCTCCAACGGGGGCAGAAAATCCTGAAAGACCATAAAGTGGAAATCGCCGTCGCGCCGGAGCTGCCGATGCTCTCGCTCGATGTCGTGCTGACCGAGCAGGTCCTCTTCAACCTGCTCGACAACGCTGCAAAATACGCACCGCCCGGTACCAAGATCACGCTCGGTGCGCACCGCGAGAACGGCAATGTTCTGATTACGGTCACCGACGAGGGTGAAGGTATCCCGCCCGCGGATTATGAGCAGATTTTTAACAAGTTCTATCGCGTTCATCGCGGCGACCACCAGCGCGCCGGCACCGGCCTTGGCCTCGCCATCTGCCGCGGTTTTGTCGAAGCCATGAGCGGCACAATCACCGCCGCAAACCGCACAGACCGGAGCGGCGCGATCTTCACACTCAAATTTCCTGTGCCACCCCCGTCAAATATAGAGGCGATGACATGA